Proteins encoded in a region of the Pieris napi chromosome 5, ilPieNapi1.2, whole genome shotgun sequence genome:
- the LOC125049329 gene encoding prostaglandin reductase 1-like has product MVKARKYVVKRHFQGVPKKDDFELVEYELPQLKTGHFSVKAEWISVDPYLRAYNSSTPTPYDQFGFQVGTITESKNPDFPVGRRVVTHKGWCDYSVVTNLKETYSTVYILPDLHGLPLELALGALGMPGVTAYFGFLEICKPKAGETVVVSGAAGAVGSIVGQIAKIKGCRVIGFAGSDDKVQWLEKELGFDKAINYKTADVSKALKDAAPKGVDCYFDNVGGELTAAIYSQMNMYGRVSLCGCISSYNEDPTTYKTTSLLPLILFKQLKVEGFIVSRWTAPENRWPEAIATLAQWIKEGKIKTRSHVTEGFDKLYDAFVGMLAGDNTGKAVVKV; this is encoded by the coding sequence ATGGTTAAAGCAAGAAAATACGTCGTAAAAAGGCATTTTCAAGGAGTTCCCAAAAAGGATGACTTCGAACTTGTCGAATATGAATTGCCACAGCTGAAAACCGGTCATTTCTCCGTGAAAGCCGAATGGATCAGTGTCGATCCTTATTTGAGAGCCTACAACTCTAGTACACCAACTCCCTACGACCAGTTCGGCTTTCAAGTAGGTACAATTACAGAGTCAAAGAACCCAGACTTTCCAGTTGGCCGCAGGGTGGTTACACATAAGGGATGGTGTGACTACAGCGTGGTGACCAATTTAAAAGAAACCTACAGTACTGTGTATATATTGCCAGATCTTCATGGTCTACCCCTTGAGTTGGCTTTGGGAGCTTTAGGCATGCCTGGAGTCACTGCCTACTTTGGTTTTCTTGAAATCTGTAAACCGAAAGCTGGCGAGACCGTGGTTGTATCGGGAGCAGCGGGTGCCGTCGGATCCATTGTAGGACAGATTGCAAAGATCAAAGGGTGCAGAGTTATTGGGTTTGCTGGCTCCGATGATAAAGTGCAATGGCTTGAGAAGGAACTAGGATTCGACAAAGCTATAAACTACAAGACTGCTGATGTTAGTAAAGCTTTAAAAGACGCAGCTCCAAAAGGAGTAGATTGTTATTTTGACAACGTAGGCGGGGAGCTGACTGCTGCTATTTACAGCCAAATGAATATGTATGGAAGAGTTTCTCTCTGCGGCTGCATTAGTTCGTACAATGAAGACCCAACCACGTATAAGACAACATCACTGCTGCCGCTCATCTTATTCAAGCAGCTAAAAGTGGAGGGTTTTATAGTATCCAGGTGGACAGCACCAGAAAACAGGTGGCCAGAGGCTATCGCTACTCTGGCACAGTGGATTAAAGAAGGCAAGATAAAGACAAGAAGCCATGTGACCGAAGGGTTTGATAAGCTATATGATGCCTTTGTCGGCATGCTGGCTGGAGACAACACGGGAAAGGCTGTTGTTAAAGTTTGA
- the LOC125049792 gene encoding prostaglandin reductase 1-like encodes MVKARKYVVKRNFQGVPKKDDFEIVEYELPQLKTGHFSVKAEWISVDPYMRSHSISRPVPYDQFGFQVGKITESKNPDFPVGCRVVTHKGWCDYSVVTNLKEAHSNVYIVPDLQGLPLELALGALGMPGVTAYFGFLEICKPKAGETVVVSGAAGAVGAIVGQIAKIKGCRVIGFAGSDDKVQWLEKELGFDKAINYKTADVSKALKDAAPNGVDCYFDNVGGELTTAIYSQMNLYGRVSLCGCISSYNEDPTTYKTTSLLPFIILKQLKVEGFIVSRWSEPENRWPEAIATLAQWIKEGKIKTRSHVTEGFDKIYDAFVGMLAGENTGKAVVKVL; translated from the coding sequence ATGGTTAAGGCAAGAAAATACGTCGTAAAAAGGAATTTTCAAGGAGTTCCCAAAAAGGATGACTTTGAAATTGTCGAATATGAATTGCCTCAGCTGAAAACCGGTCATTTCTCCGTGAAAGCCGAATGGATCAGTGTCGACCCTTATATGAGATCCCACAGCATAAGTAGACCAGTTCCCTACGACCAGTTCGGCTTTCAAGTAGGTAAAATTACTGAGTCAAAGAACCCAGACTTTCCAGTTGGCTGCAGGGTGGTTACTCATAAGGGATGGTGTGACTACAGCGTGGTGACCAATTTAAAAGAAGCCCACAGTAATGTATATATAGTGCCAGATCTTCAAGGTCTACCCCTTGAGTTGGCTTTGGGAGCTTTAGGCATGCCTGGAGTCACTGCCTACTTTGGTTTTCTTGAAATCTGTAAACCAAAAGCTGGCGAGACCGTGGTTGTATCGGGAGCAGCGGGTGCCGTCGGAGCCATTGTAGGACAGATTGCAAAGATCAAAGGGTGCAGAGTTATTGGATTCGCTGGCTCCGATGACAAAGTGCAATGGCTTGAGAAGGAACTAGGATTCGACAAAGCTATAAACTACAAGACTGCGGATGTTAGTAAAGCTTTAAAAGACGCAGCTCCAAACGGAGTAGATTGTTATTTTGACAACGTAGGCGGGGAGCTGACTACTGCTATTTACAGCCAAATGAATTTGTATGGAAGAGTTTCTCTCTGCGGCTGCATTAGTTCGTACAATGAAGACCCAACCACGTATAAGACAACATCACTGCTGCCGTTCATCATATTGAAGCAGCTAAAAGTGGAGGGTTTTATAGTATCCAGGTGGTCAGAACCAGAAAACAGGTGGCCAGAGGCTATCGCTACTCTGGCACAGTGGATTAAAGAAGGCAAGATAAAGACAAGAAGCCATGTGACCGAAGGATTCGATAAGATATATGATGCCTTTGTCGGCATGCTGGCTGGTGAAAACACGGGAAAGGCTGttgtaaaagttttataa